One Rhodoferax ferrireducens T118 DNA segment encodes these proteins:
- a CDS encoding glycosyltransferase family 2 protein, giving the protein MHSKRTLPSTTHLVLIPSYNSGAKVYETVAQARVHWNPVWVVVDGSTDGTAAVLQDMAARDAGLRVIVLPKNQGKGAAVLYGLDQAAQQGYTHVLCMDSDGQHPANLIEAFMHCSQATPAAMVLGVPVFDASAPALRVWGRKISNWWANLETLWAGIGDSLYGFRVYPVDPLRSVMRGQRWMRRFDFDPEAAVRLCWRGVPPINLPAPVKYLQAHEGGVSHFNYRRDNLLLTWMHIRLMVGFVLRLPMLLMRALGRRSSLGK; this is encoded by the coding sequence ATGCACTCCAAGCGCACTTTGCCCTCCACCACTCATCTGGTGCTGATCCCCAGCTACAACTCTGGTGCCAAGGTCTATGAGACCGTGGCGCAAGCCCGCGTCCACTGGAATCCGGTGTGGGTCGTGGTCGACGGCAGCACCGACGGCACCGCCGCCGTGTTGCAGGACATGGCGGCCCGGGACGCGGGGCTGCGGGTTATTGTGCTGCCCAAGAATCAGGGCAAAGGCGCGGCTGTGTTGTATGGACTGGATCAGGCTGCGCAACAGGGTTACACCCATGTCCTGTGCATGGACTCCGATGGCCAGCACCCGGCGAACCTGATAGAAGCTTTCATGCATTGCTCACAGGCCACACCTGCGGCCATGGTGTTGGGCGTACCGGTATTCGATGCCAGCGCACCGGCGCTGCGCGTCTGGGGACGAAAAATATCCAACTGGTGGGCGAATCTGGAAACCTTGTGGGCCGGCATTGGCGACTCACTGTACGGTTTTCGTGTCTACCCGGTGGACCCATTGCGCAGTGTGATGCGGGGCCAGCGCTGGATGCGCCGTTTTGATTTTGACCCCGAGGCCGCCGTGCGCTTGTGCTGGCGGGGCGTGCCACCGATCAATCTGCCGGCACCGGTGAAGTATTTGCAGGCGCATGAAGGCGGTGTTTCCCATTTCAACTACCGCCGTGACAACCTGCTACTGACCTGGATGCACATCCGCTTGATGGTGGGGTTTGTGCTGCGTCTGCCGATGTTGCTGATGCGGGCGTTGGGCCGTCGCTCAAGCCTGGGCAAGTAG
- a CDS encoding DEAD/DEAH box helicase, translating into MATLIPALGACVSRMTGGERRLAERLEQKLDDDYLLWYDVPMGPKNAHPDFCVMHPRRGILVLEVKDWKPSTIQQADKQTWTIIPDGIPKNVINPLEQARQYAHQVVNALERDPQLVQADGPHAGKLAFPWSYGVVLTNITRKQFEAAELQHAIEPHRVLCQDEMLESVGAEELQSRLWDMFPYMMRGVMSLPQLDRVRWIMFPQVRVPHGSTGQTALFDDTDADADADAEMPSIMRVMDIQQEQLARSLGDGHRVIHGVAGSGKTMILGYRAEYLAQARTASSKPILILCFNEPLGVKLHSVMDAKGLSDKVHVRHFHKWCYDQLKYSGQAMPPQGPKFSEELVDRVIRAVDRKQIPSGQYQAVLIDEGHDFAPEWLKLVTQMVDPTTNSLLLLYDDAQSIYERARSKQFSFKSVGVQAQGRTTILKINYRNTKQILQTANLIAADLLTADDRDDDGIPLVKPISCGREGQAPILIKLPSLREEAFAIADQLSHAHKDGHAWGDMAILCADWKTMDLCADALHQRKLPFNVRKRTGEYNPAADAIQIMTMKVSKGLEFPVVALPGVGHMPAKGEDEQEAARVFYVAATRATQRLVIGVGGDGGFGVRLT; encoded by the coding sequence ATGGCAACCCTCATACCGGCGCTTGGCGCTTGCGTGTCGCGCATGACAGGCGGCGAGCGACGCTTGGCCGAGCGGCTGGAACAAAAGCTCGACGACGACTACCTGCTCTGGTACGACGTGCCGATGGGCCCGAAGAACGCCCACCCCGACTTTTGCGTGATGCACCCGCGCCGGGGCATTCTGGTGCTGGAGGTGAAAGACTGGAAGCCCAGCACCATCCAGCAGGCCGACAAACAGACCTGGACCATCATCCCCGACGGCATTCCAAAAAACGTCATCAACCCGCTGGAGCAAGCCCGCCAATACGCGCATCAGGTTGTCAATGCGCTGGAGCGCGACCCGCAACTGGTGCAGGCGGATGGCCCCCACGCCGGCAAGCTGGCCTTCCCCTGGAGCTATGGCGTGGTGTTGACCAACATCACCCGCAAGCAGTTTGAAGCCGCAGAACTGCAGCACGCCATCGAGCCGCACCGCGTGCTGTGCCAGGACGAAATGCTGGAGAGCGTGGGCGCCGAAGAACTGCAAAGCCGCCTGTGGGACATGTTCCCCTACATGATGCGTGGCGTGATGAGCCTGCCGCAACTGGACCGCGTGCGCTGGATCATGTTTCCGCAGGTGCGGGTGCCACACGGGTCAACTGGGCAAACCGCGCTGTTTGACGACACCGACGCGGATGCGGATGCGGATGCGGAGATGCCCAGCATCATGCGCGTGATGGACATTCAGCAAGAGCAACTGGCGCGCAGCCTGGGCGATGGCCACCGTGTCATCCACGGCGTGGCGGGCTCGGGCAAGACCATGATTCTGGGCTACCGCGCCGAGTATCTGGCGCAGGCCAGAACCGCCAGCAGCAAGCCCATTCTCATCCTGTGTTTTAACGAGCCGCTGGGCGTGAAGCTGCACAGCGTGATGGACGCCAAGGGCTTGAGCGACAAGGTGCATGTGCGGCATTTTCATAAATGGTGCTATGACCAGCTCAAATACTCGGGACAGGCTATGCCACCCCAAGGCCCTAAGTTCTCGGAAGAACTGGTTGACCGTGTCATCCGCGCCGTAGACCGCAAGCAAATCCCCAGCGGCCAGTACCAGGCCGTGCTGATCGACGAAGGCCACGACTTCGCGCCCGAGTGGCTCAAACTGGTCACGCAAATGGTGGACCCCACCACCAACAGCCTGCTACTGCTGTACGACGATGCGCAAAGCATTTATGAGCGTGCGCGCAGCAAGCAGTTCAGTTTCAAAAGCGTGGGCGTGCAAGCGCAGGGCCGCACCACCATTTTGAAAATCAACTACCGCAACACCAAGCAGATTCTGCAAACCGCCAACCTCATTGCCGCCGATTTGCTGACTGCGGACGACCGGGACGATGACGGCATACCACTGGTGAAACCCATCAGCTGCGGGCGCGAAGGGCAGGCGCCCATCCTCATCAAACTGCCCAGTTTGCGCGAAGAAGCATTCGCCATTGCCGACCAACTCAGCCACGCGCACAAGGACGGCCACGCTTGGGGCGACATGGCCATCCTGTGCGCGGACTGGAAGACCATGGACCTGTGCGCCGACGCCCTGCACCAGCGCAAGCTGCCGTTCAATGTGCGCAAGCGCACCGGCGAGTACAACCCCGCAGCCGACGCCATCCAGATCATGACCATGAAGGTGAGCAAAGGCCTGGAGTTCCCCGTGGTGGCGCTGCCCGGCGTGGGGCACATGCCTGCGAAGGGCGAAGACGAGCAGGAAGCCGCGCGGGTGTTTTATGTGGCGGCGACGCGGGCGACGCAGAGGTTGGTGATTGGGGTGGGTGGGGATGGGGGGTTTGGGGTGAGATTGACCTGA
- a CDS encoding 3-hydroxyacyl-ACP dehydratase FabZ family protein yields MTQFIPEFPFTLDRRAIEQLLPHRGPIFACKQLIARGPRAYTAIANWPLDNAVVQGHFPGFPLVPGVMLIESVTQLAGAGLLSADSYVQSLPNERIGVLASVRRCAFKRPVQPEQDVTFEITCRQIGADAVQVNAQALVDGIEVAQLETLMVYADKTQFSAVMGWAA; encoded by the coding sequence ATGACGCAGTTCATTCCTGAATTTCCATTCACCCTGGACCGCCGGGCCATTGAACAATTACTGCCCCACCGTGGGCCGATCTTTGCCTGCAAGCAGTTGATCGCGCGGGGCCCGCGCGCCTACACGGCCATTGCCAACTGGCCACTGGACAACGCTGTGGTCCAGGGACACTTCCCCGGCTTTCCGCTGGTGCCCGGAGTCATGCTGATTGAATCGGTGACCCAACTTGCCGGGGCCGGCTTGCTCAGTGCCGACAGCTACGTGCAGTCCCTGCCCAATGAACGTATTGGTGTGCTGGCATCGGTGCGGCGTTGTGCCTTCAAGCGCCCGGTGCAGCCGGAACAGGATGTCACGTTTGAGATCACCTGCCGCCAGATCGGTGCGGATGCCGTGCAGGTGAATGCCCAGGCCCTGGTAGATGGCATTGAAGTGGCCCAACTGGAAACCCTGATGGTCTACGCCGACAAAACGCAGTTTTCCGCCGTCATGGGGTGGGCCGCCTGA
- a CDS encoding BON domain-containing protein, whose amino-acid sequence MIIRTLLAAFVAAVALLTATGCAVTRGQETVGAYIDDATITTQIKARFVDNTQVAATSIKVETLNGVVLLSGFAKNTTEKSTAESIARGVNGVKSVRNEIVVRP is encoded by the coding sequence ATGATCATTCGTACTCTTCTTGCCGCCTTTGTTGCCGCAGTGGCTCTGCTCACCGCCACCGGCTGCGCCGTCACGCGCGGCCAGGAAACCGTCGGCGCCTATATTGACGATGCCACGATTACCACCCAAATCAAGGCGCGCTTCGTCGACAACACGCAGGTCGCCGCGACCAGCATCAAGGTCGAAACCCTCAATGGCGTCGTCCTGCTGTCGGGCTTTGCCAAGAACACCACGGAGAAAAGCACGGCGGAGAGCATCGCGCGTGGTGTGAACGGGGTGAAATCCGTGAGGAACGAGATCGTCGTGCGTCCGTGA
- a CDS encoding acyl carrier protein, with protein sequence MTATLRPGALLMNCCGLNQLVVSSVAIIKTNQLDRHSGVQMCWILKHPKFQRLPKQPVENCPAMDTCKCLATIGVQCAVHLLLYPVPIQSRTNVTPVASMLFDQIKNYLVETAGVDPQQFENPELKIADLELDSLGLIEMLFEVEDKYGFQIPDPMVFLPMTFAGMVTAIEAMVQEHTKLQTALN encoded by the coding sequence GTGACAGCTACTCTCCGACCAGGCGCCTTGCTCATGAATTGCTGCGGGTTAAATCAGTTGGTTGTTTCCAGTGTGGCCATAATCAAAACAAATCAACTGGACCGCCACAGTGGTGTGCAGATGTGTTGGATTCTAAAGCACCCGAAATTTCAGAGACTGCCAAAACAGCCGGTTGAAAATTGTCCGGCGATGGATACATGCAAATGCCTTGCAACCATTGGTGTGCAGTGTGCAGTTCACCTGTTGCTGTACCCCGTTCCGATACAATCCCGCACCAATGTCACTCCGGTAGCCAGCATGTTATTTGATCAAATCAAGAATTATTTAGTGGAGACGGCAGGTGTTGATCCCCAGCAATTTGAGAATCCGGAATTGAAAATTGCTGATCTGGAACTGGATTCCCTCGGTTTGATCGAAATGTTATTTGAAGTCGAAGACAAATACGGCTTCCAAATTCCGGACCCCATGGTTTTTTTGCCTATGACCTTTGCCGGGATGGTGACTGCCATCGAAGCCATGGTGCAGGAACACACCAAGCTCCAAACCGCCCTCAACTGA
- a CDS encoding 1-acyl-sn-glycerol-3-phosphate acyltransferase: MPHHPLSTRTQRTVDSPAEFAACRDRFFTRPLSDTMLRWCFPELSRQAVVEQTNAFRGTEEFQFAYVNPMLQRILKETSQGLSISGLDQLPTDRKFLFISNHRCIVMDAALVSLNLLSSGRGTCKVCVGDNLMDTPGVAELMLLLNGVVIKRSGARRDVYAKAQQTAAYLARQIEEQRYSVWLSQSPGRTKDGNDHTDPAIIKMLALAGDKTRADFEKLHIVPVAISYEFEPCATHKVRETLLRLQHGKYHKAADEDVAQIRDSVTANKGHIHLAFGKEIRLDGAHSADAVQEVADRIDAQIWSIYRAWDSNRIAHALLTQDNWDLDTPYAQAFLGLIANQVAELTAMGLPSVPAREALLQLYAQPVFNARRAAASRT; the protein is encoded by the coding sequence ATGCCACACCACCCCCTGAGTACCCGCACCCAACGCACGGTGGACAGCCCCGCCGAATTTGCTGCCTGCCGCGACCGGTTTTTTACCCGCCCACTGTCCGACACCATGCTGCGCTGGTGTTTTCCTGAGCTGTCCCGGCAGGCCGTCGTCGAGCAGACCAATGCCTTTCGCGGCACCGAGGAGTTCCAGTTCGCCTACGTCAACCCGATGCTGCAGCGCATTCTCAAAGAGACCTCACAGGGCCTGAGCATTTCCGGCCTGGACCAGCTGCCGACTGACCGCAAATTTCTCTTCATCTCCAACCACCGCTGCATCGTCATGGACGCTGCACTGGTTTCACTGAACCTGCTGTCCAGCGGGCGGGGCACCTGCAAGGTGTGTGTGGGCGACAACCTGATGGACACCCCCGGTGTGGCCGAGCTGATGCTGCTGCTCAATGGTGTGGTCATCAAGCGCAGCGGCGCACGCCGCGACGTGTATGCCAAGGCCCAGCAGACAGCCGCCTACCTGGCACGACAAATTGAAGAGCAGCGCTATTCCGTCTGGTTGTCGCAAAGTCCGGGCCGCACCAAAGACGGCAACGACCACACCGACCCGGCCATCATCAAGATGCTGGCTCTGGCAGGCGACAAAACCCGCGCCGATTTTGAGAAACTGCACATTGTTCCGGTCGCCATCTCCTACGAATTCGAGCCCTGCGCCACCCACAAGGTGCGCGAAACACTGCTGCGGCTCCAGCATGGCAAGTACCACAAGGCCGCTGACGAAGATGTGGCACAAATCCGGGACAGCGTGACTGCGAACAAAGGCCATATCCATCTGGCCTTCGGCAAGGAAATCCGCCTGGACGGTGCACACAGCGCCGATGCAGTGCAAGAAGTCGCTGACAGGATCGATGCGCAAATCTGGAGCATCTATCGCGCCTGGGACAGCAACCGGATCGCCCATGCCCTGCTGACCCAAGACAACTGGGACCTGGACACACCTTACGCACAAGCATTCCTGGGTCTGATTGCGAATCAGGTAGCGGAGTTGACCGCAATGGGGTTGCCCAGCGTCCCGGCGCGCGAAGCACTTCTGCAACTGTATGCACAACCGGTCTTCAACGCACGGCGCGCAGCCGCTTCCCGCACCTAA
- a CDS encoding beta-ketoacyl-[acyl-carrier-protein] synthase family protein produces MVSPFGGDTDDFFDRIMRGESAIRLYEHPTSPSRLVQPAVTCAQFDSEKSIGHAITHVTDRYSQLGVAAAFSAWDDAGLKREGAGSDEYGVSWGTAAGGMLTYEKGYGDMYLRGKQRVSPLSVPMAMNNAAASHIAMALGLGSACMTYSMACASSTVSIGEAFRRIQRGESSLIVAGGSESPLAFTIMRAWEAMRVVAAGDEQTAYRACRPFQQGRTGLVLGEGAAALVLEDWEHARQRGARVYCELAGFGQSCDHTHLVRPDAQGQSRAIMAALHEAELAPAQVGYVNAHGTATVEGDPIEISALRQVFGVHAGQLAVSATKSMHGHSLGAVGAMEALITVLALARKAIPPTAHLEQVAPDCLGVQHVMGSGLRDVPLQAAISNSFAFGGSNAVLAFRATSDA; encoded by the coding sequence ATGGTCAGTCCCTTTGGCGGCGACACCGACGACTTTTTCGACCGCATCATGCGCGGCGAATCCGCAATCCGTCTCTACGAGCATCCCACCTCGCCATCCCGGCTGGTGCAGCCTGCGGTGACCTGCGCCCAGTTTGATTCTGAAAAGTCGATAGGTCATGCGATCACCCATGTCACCGACCGCTACAGCCAGTTGGGTGTAGCGGCAGCGTTTTCAGCCTGGGACGATGCCGGCCTGAAACGTGAGGGTGCGGGCTCTGACGAATACGGTGTGTCCTGGGGGACGGCCGCCGGCGGCATGCTGACGTACGAGAAGGGCTACGGCGACATGTACCTGCGCGGCAAGCAGCGTGTCTCTCCCTTGTCGGTGCCTATGGCGATGAACAATGCGGCCGCATCCCATATCGCCATGGCTTTGGGGTTGGGCAGCGCCTGCATGACCTATTCCATGGCATGCGCTTCTTCCACCGTTTCCATCGGTGAGGCGTTTCGACGAATTCAACGTGGCGAATCTTCCTTGATCGTCGCGGGCGGTTCCGAGTCGCCGCTGGCATTTACCATCATGCGGGCTTGGGAGGCGATGCGCGTGGTGGCGGCAGGAGATGAGCAAACCGCGTATCGCGCCTGCCGACCCTTTCAGCAAGGACGCACGGGTCTTGTGCTGGGTGAAGGCGCCGCTGCGCTGGTGCTTGAAGACTGGGAGCATGCACGCCAGCGTGGTGCCCGCGTCTACTGCGAGCTGGCCGGATTTGGGCAAAGTTGTGATCACACACATTTGGTGCGTCCCGATGCCCAGGGGCAATCCAGGGCCATTATGGCTGCGCTGCATGAAGCGGAACTTGCGCCGGCACAGGTCGGTTATGTGAATGCCCATGGCACGGCCACAGTGGAAGGTGATCCGATTGAAATCAGTGCGCTCAGGCAGGTCTTCGGGGTCCATGCCGGGCAATTGGCCGTGAGTGCCACCAAGTCGATGCATGGACATTCGCTGGGTGCGGTCGGCGCCATGGAGGCTTTGATCACCGTGCTGGCACTGGCCCGGAAGGCGATCCCGCCCACCGCCCACCTGGAGCAGGTTGCTCCGGACTGCCTGGGGGTCCAGCATGTGATGGGCAGTGGCCTGCGCGATGTGCCGCTGCAGGCCGCCATCAGCAATTCCTTTGCGTTCGGGGGCAGTAACGCAGTCCTGGCATTTCGTGCAACCAGCGATGCGTAA
- a CDS encoding class I SAM-dependent methyltransferase, with protein MMHLLRERLYWRKRTRVPEPNLVMQSETQTESFARAGQEGGALAFLYLYHAVQITSVLQPGDRVLDLACGPANQLLQIARLNPQVHFVGLDASSTMLQCAQNTLAQAHIHNVELVQGDMTRLVRQEDASMDGVICTMSLHHLPDHAALCTTLREVRRVLKPQGRFYLTDFGRLKLLRTQRFFADDLRQSTQFTEDYFNSLRAAFSVEELSAAVAPLGSDVQRHVTVLAPFLVVFKSAFQRPMDPPTLQRAKEAFAKLSATHQDNFRSMASWFRVSGYALPCELD; from the coding sequence ATGATGCATCTGCTTCGCGAGCGACTGTATTGGCGCAAGCGGACCCGGGTGCCCGAGCCGAACCTGGTGATGCAGAGCGAGACCCAGACGGAGTCCTTTGCTCGAGCCGGTCAAGAGGGTGGGGCGCTGGCGTTTCTCTACCTGTACCACGCCGTGCAGATCACCTCGGTCTTGCAGCCTGGCGACCGCGTGCTGGACTTGGCCTGTGGTCCTGCCAACCAGCTGCTGCAAATTGCGCGACTCAACCCGCAAGTCCATTTTGTCGGGCTGGATGCGTCGTCCACCATGCTCCAGTGCGCGCAAAACACATTGGCGCAGGCACACATTCACAACGTTGAATTGGTCCAGGGCGACATGACCCGCCTGGTGCGTCAGGAAGACGCCAGCATGGACGGCGTGATCTGCACCATGTCCTTGCACCATTTGCCGGACCATGCGGCGCTCTGCACCACGCTGCGCGAGGTTCGCCGGGTGTTGAAGCCGCAAGGGCGTTTCTATTTGACGGATTTCGGGCGACTCAAGCTACTTCGCACCCAGCGCTTCTTTGCTGATGACCTGCGGCAGTCGACGCAATTTACCGAGGACTACTTCAATTCGCTTCGGGCCGCATTCAGCGTGGAGGAGTTGTCTGCTGCCGTGGCACCGTTGGGTTCGGACGTGCAACGCCACGTGACAGTGTTGGCGCCGTTCCTTGTGGTGTTCAAAAGTGCGTTTCAGCGCCCGATGGATCCGCCGACACTGCAGCGCGCCAAGGAGGCGTTTGCCAAACTGTCGGCCACGCACCAGGATAATTTTCGCAGCATGGCCAGCTGGTTTCGGGTCAGTGGTTACGCCTTGCCCTGCGAGTTGGATTAG
- a CDS encoding DUF3014 domain-containing protein gives MRDDSPQACAASSMSTARRTLLAVVIGAAIIGAAALWWNMSRPAPQTPVAAAPAPEPAAAPAAPESAAAPAEPVVQYPVEAQPAQALPLKAADLGTVLTDLLGRKAVLEFLALDEFPRRLVATVDNLGRSHAPPMLWPIKPTPGRFMVEERAGGSVINADNSQRYTPLVLLAESVDTGKAVDLYIRMYPLLQQAYEELGYPKAYFNDRLIAVIDQLLATPGADEPIQVHLTEVKGSVASLQPWVRYEFSNPAFESLSAGQKIMLRVGSVNERRLKVKLSAVRQQLIKRVVPR, from the coding sequence ATGCGCGATGACAGCCCCCAGGCTTGCGCCGCCAGCAGCATGAGCACGGCACGACGCACGCTGCTGGCCGTCGTCATCGGCGCGGCGATCATCGGCGCGGCAGCGCTTTGGTGGAACATGTCCCGGCCCGCGCCCCAGACGCCTGTTGCGGCTGCGCCCGCACCCGAACCCGCGGCGGCACCGGCCGCCCCCGAATCGGCTGCGGCGCCCGCAGAGCCGGTGGTCCAGTACCCGGTCGAAGCACAGCCCGCGCAGGCGCTCCCCTTGAAGGCGGCTGATTTGGGTACGGTGTTGACCGATCTTCTGGGGCGTAAGGCGGTTCTTGAGTTCTTGGCGCTTGATGAATTTCCGCGCCGCCTGGTCGCCACGGTCGATAACCTCGGACGCTCCCACGCGCCGCCCATGCTGTGGCCCATCAAGCCGACGCCTGGCCGCTTCATGGTTGAAGAACGCGCGGGCGGCAGCGTCATCAACGCCGACAACAGCCAGCGCTACACGCCGCTGGTGCTGCTGGCCGAATCGGTAGACACGGGCAAGGCCGTCGATTTGTACATTCGCATGTACCCCTTGCTGCAACAGGCGTATGAAGAATTGGGTTACCCCAAGGCTTACTTCAACGACCGGCTGATTGCGGTGATTGACCAACTGCTCGCCACGCCCGGTGCCGACGAGCCGATTCAGGTTCACCTGACCGAGGTCAAAGGATCGGTTGCGTCGCTGCAACCCTGGGTGCGCTACGAGTTTTCCAATCCGGCTTTTGAGTCGCTGTCAGCCGGCCAAAAAATCATGCTGCGCGTCGGGTCGGTCAACGAACGCCGGCTGAAGGTGAAACTCAGCGCGGTCCGCCAGCAACTCATCAAACGCGTGGTGCCCCGTTAG
- a CDS encoding beta-ketoacyl-[acyl-carrier-protein] synthase family protein gives MNKVVVTGSGVICPLGADKASAFAAALEARSGIGGCPADIAARLPHVVVAQASVDPQTLLERADQGLDRATQFALVATAQAIAEAGFTCPPTDSRRVGVFVGIGFGGSQTSNSLYERFYTTLLDPNLKHKDPTVMHPLTVPRVMANAAAAAITMRYKLHGPSNTYSVACASSAIAIGEAYRAIRHGYLDAAVVVGTEAMLNAGAMLGWNALRVMAKADASDPSRSCRPFSSGRSGFVIGEGAAALVLESATRSTQRGARVLAELAGYGCSSDAQHLTAPSVDGQAHAMQQALQEAGLAPEQIQYINAHGTATDAGDVTETQSIHQAFGPAARLVAVSSTKSMHGHLIGATGALELALSIEALNSGSLPPTAHLDKPDLRCDLDYIPLRARHGCQVDAVMSNSFAFGGSNVSLIARRFAAP, from the coding sequence GTGAACAAAGTCGTTGTCACCGGCTCGGGTGTCATTTGCCCTCTGGGTGCCGACAAGGCCAGCGCTTTTGCGGCCGCCTTGGAAGCCCGCAGCGGCATCGGTGGTTGCCCCGCAGACATTGCCGCCAGGCTCCCTCATGTGGTGGTGGCGCAAGCCAGTGTTGACCCGCAAACCCTGCTGGAACGTGCTGACCAGGGGCTTGACCGTGCCACCCAATTTGCACTCGTGGCCACCGCGCAAGCCATTGCCGAGGCTGGTTTTACCTGCCCTCCCACGGATTCGCGCCGCGTCGGTGTCTTTGTGGGCATTGGTTTTGGCGGCTCGCAAACCAGTAACAGCTTGTACGAACGCTTTTACACCACGTTGCTCGACCCCAATCTGAAGCACAAAGACCCCACCGTCATGCATCCGCTCACGGTGCCACGCGTCATGGCCAATGCGGCCGCTGCCGCCATCACCATGCGCTACAAGCTGCACGGCCCCAGCAACACCTATTCGGTGGCCTGCGCCTCATCGGCCATTGCCATCGGTGAAGCTTACCGGGCCATCCGCCATGGCTATTTGGACGCAGCGGTGGTGGTTGGCACCGAAGCCATGCTCAACGCCGGGGCCATGCTGGGCTGGAACGCATTGCGCGTCATGGCCAAGGCGGACGCCAGCGACCCCTCTCGCAGCTGCCGCCCATTCTCCAGCGGTCGCAGCGGATTTGTGATTGGCGAAGGTGCCGCCGCCCTGGTGCTGGAGAGCGCCACCCGCAGCACCCAGCGCGGTGCCCGGGTGCTGGCCGAGTTGGCCGGTTACGGCTGCAGCAGTGACGCACAGCATCTAACTGCCCCCAGTGTCGATGGTCAAGCCCACGCCATGCAGCAAGCGCTGCAGGAAGCCGGTCTGGCCCCGGAACAAATTCAATACATCAATGCCCATGGCACCGCCACCGATGCCGGTGATGTGACCGAAACCCAATCCATCCACCAAGCCTTTGGCCCTGCGGCCCGCCTGGTTGCCGTGAGTTCAACCAAATCCATGCACGGGCATCTGATTGGTGCCACCGGGGCGCTGGAACTGGCGCTGAGCATTGAGGCGCTCAACAGCGGCTCCCTGCCGCCCACTGCCCACCTCGACAAACCCGATCTACGCTGTGATCTGGACTACATCCCGCTGCGAGCACGCCACGGCTGCCAGGTGGACGCGGTGATGTCGAATTCCTTCGCCTTTGGCGGCAGTAATGTGTCACTGATCGCTCGCCGGTTTGCTGCGCCATGA
- a CDS encoding lysophospholipid acyltransferase family protein has translation MQFLRHLYSAARLRFALVMLGVGCLLWTVLALPLGLVLPSRWGMWVGRWMATLGFRAYIWLLDVIGLGRFDIAALDTLRGAGPLILAVNHPGLLDALMVLSRLPNVTCILKASLMRSPLWGAGARLAGYIRNDLFLGAVNLAVDELHHGSQLLLFPEGTRSDPMPLGEFQIGAAYMSYRSGIPIQTIIIEQDSRFLGKGWPWLKRPDMPMHFRIRLGQRFDPPTNPKAFTLTLHDYFRSEIKPLSGGA, from the coding sequence ATGCAATTCCTCCGCCATCTGTATTCTGCTGCACGCCTGCGCTTCGCACTGGTGATGCTGGGTGTGGGGTGTCTGTTGTGGACGGTCCTGGCCTTGCCCTTGGGCCTGGTCTTGCCCAGCCGTTGGGGCATGTGGGTGGGGCGCTGGATGGCCACGCTCGGGTTCCGGGCCTATATTTGGCTGTTGGATGTCATTGGTCTGGGTCGCTTCGACATTGCTGCGCTGGACACCCTGCGTGGCGCGGGTCCTCTGATACTGGCCGTCAACCACCCTGGTTTACTGGATGCGCTGATGGTGCTGTCCCGGCTGCCGAATGTGACCTGTATTCTCAAGGCGTCGCTGATGCGCAGTCCCCTGTGGGGGGCCGGTGCCCGCCTGGCCGGATACATTCGCAACGACCTGTTTCTCGGCGCGGTCAATCTGGCGGTGGACGAATTGCACCATGGCAGTCAGCTCCTGTTGTTCCCCGAGGGTACGCGCAGCGACCCGATGCCCCTGGGCGAGTTTCAGATCGGCGCGGCCTATATGTCCTACCGCTCCGGCATTCCGATTCAGACCATCATCATCGAACAGGACAGCCGGTTTTTGGGCAAGGGTTGGCCATGGCTGAAGCGACCCGACATGCCCATGCACTTTCGCATTCGCCTGGGCCAGCGATTTGATCCACCGACCAACCCCAAGGCATTCACGTTGACCCTGCATGACTATTTTCGCAGCGAGATCAAGCCGCTCTCCGGCGGGGCCTGA